Sequence from the Penaeus chinensis breed Huanghai No. 1 chromosome 5, ASM1920278v2, whole genome shotgun sequence genome:
atatatgtatatgtgtgtatgtatatatttatatatacacagaaatatatgtaattttacacacatagagatagataggtagatataaaacaCTTGAAATGACAAATAAATGAACCGTGGCTTACGTTCCGGACGCGATCAGCACTTGGCAACGACTGCGGCTCAGGCACTTCGCTACCGACACATACATTGCACTTGCAAAGCAGTTGCCACCAACAAGATGCCACTAAGTGCGAAAGGCTCTCtatataacaatgatgttgataatacctATACTGGGCAGTGAAAGAAAGATTTGCTTGAGCACACTTTTCCCCGAGCCCCTTCTGCTCTTACAAACATGCAGATACATAAGTACAacacatatattcgtgtgtacataacgcacacacacacgcacggccgcacgcacccacacgtgtatgtatgtgtgtgtatatatatgtatgtatgtatacatgtgtgtgagtttgtgtacatatacgtatatatatgaatattatttgtgtgtgagaaaagaaagacaactaaATATCTCTtgaacatatactgtatatataataagaagtTAATTCAACCTTTTTGAGAATGCAGTTTTACATTTTTTCGACCGAATCCATGTCGCTATGAGGATCAAATGTTGATAGATAATCCCAATATCCACTATTCATaatgcatttgtttttgtttttgttttccgtcGTTATTATTGCATATTCTCGTTCGTCAAGCCTTATTGTAAGTTTATTAAAAGTGTTGCAAGGTAAATTGAGACATCTTACTACAACTCTCTCGAAGTGAAAATGGCGTTTTATTCCGTTGAAAACAAGAGATAATCGGAGATAAATTAAACTAATATTGTTATCTAGATATCACTCAATAATATGTGAATTATATGGATCATACCCTTGGCAATATCTACACtgttatatactattatattaaaGATTTTTCCCAACTGTTTATTTTTGCTAATTTAAGTTGCACACAGAATTAGTTACGTCCTTCTTTTATTAATGAATTGCCAGCCTGCTATGTTATTTAGATCCCAAAGACTGTGAGGAAGTTAGACTGTAAATAATCGAATACACGATTTATCCGTTAGATAATTCGACTTGAGCAGATGAATTCTTTAACCACATTTCCTCAATTGTTACtttgagggaagaaaagaaaacggaatcaaaTGATAAGCCTTTTTGTGTAGCACGCTTTTTATTGTGTACAAGATCGTCTGTAaatcagaaaaacaaaagagcgaAATTCAGGGAAAGGAGACACGTATAGTCTAATATCCAGTGTTTACAATAAAGAGTGAAATCTTCTATCCTTATATTCGTAcaccatagatatgtatataaacacacatacgcactcacacacgcacgtgcacccccacccccacccccaacacacacagacacacacactaattttTATACATGAATATCTGTCCATGAAAATGTGTAAAATGTCTTTGCTTtcgtaacaaaaaaatattttgttttgttggtgaACAAATATATtctgatgtgattttttttttttctttttgttataattaactcAAGAGGTTTCCTGATCCTGCCGATggttacttctctttctctccttagaAATACAGTCTTAAGGCAAATTCCTCTTGGTTATGCCCGGTACAACCACAACTTCTAACGAGATGCATGATGTAAGCAGCAATACTTTTTGCATTCACACCATCCAACGTGTTCATCAGATGACAGCCTATGTCGATATTCATGCACAGCTTTCGGAAAAGGGCTTGCAGCACGGAGAGTGGGAGGTACACGTATGCGTCGCCAAACCACTCAAGAGGCAGTAGAGCCACGTCCACTATGAATTCCACGTACTTCCATTCCAACCCTGGAGAGGCATAAAGGAAATAGTATCTTTACTCTAaaacattatgtttttttttttcactgtattgTTTGCAGATTAAATCAACATACCTGCGCACACTGTTAAGATAATCATGTCCTTTTCAgaaaaaaggtgataatgatacgaaattgttattaaaagatgataatgattcctTCAATTACATAATTGCATACGAGGGTTCAcatgttatgattatctttttattattgatttttataaatatctcaattcttattatttcttccaattatttttttttcctgacgtCCCACTCTATtctgtgttattgttaatgttatgaaTACAGCGATTTTTATAGTTTTCAAagtttataaaaagaaataataaaaataataatgatgataataattataataacattctaCGTACGTTTCCTCCCTTCGCTAATTAAACTTACATTCTCAATGCCCTACGAACGAACCTTTAATTTTCCAAAAAGGAAGCCGATTTACCATAGTCTTTGAGGAAGAGGCAGATTTTCCGGCAGAGCGGGACGTCGAACTCGAAGGAGGACATCGGCTCAGAATAAGGATCTGGATGCTCCTGAGGAGTAGGAAGTCGTGATTCAACATTTAGTCTTTATACGttggtacatacacacatgcacagacataaatatatatactcttctatgtgtatgtgtgtgtgtgtgtgtatgtatacatatatatacatatatatatatatatatatatatatatatatatacacagtatatacatatatatatatatatgtatgtagacacacacacacacacgcacacacatatatatatatacatatatagatagatagataaataaactcgTTATGAACCAAAACATCGCTCAGACTACCCTACTCCCGGCATAGGGATACTTTTGGTCAATATCCACGAGAGAAAGCAAAGTTATTCCTATGTCGGAAgtaggggagtgtgtgtaaagggtatttaaatgacaccttaaacatatggtttagcaggggtagttaaacggacggttggcttaacttcttttattgagaagcgtagggcaacacagatattaacacgaatacaagtcttcgtatggctaagtgcttggtctgcccggaggcggacccggccagcctgacacgcagcgataggcaagactctctgaaaggactgagactgacctgggtcatcctgagccttaagtactggtgtgggggcgtggggcacgttggggcgcctgcggtgaagccatgcatacacgtgcttctgtacgccacgtggaaggtatttatacatacttatagtgtgtgtttgtgtatgtgtttgtgtgtgtgtgtttgtgcgtgtgcgtgtgagtgtgcgtgtgcgtgtgcgtgtgcgtgtgcgtgtgcgtgtgcgtgtgcgtgtgcgtgtgcgtgtgcgtgtgcgtgtgcgtgtgcgtgtgcgtgtgcgtgtgcgtgtgcgtgtgcgtgtgaatgtgaatatgagtgtgtgtgtgtgtgtgtgtgtgtgtgtgtgtgtgtgtgtgtgtgtgtgtatgtgtgtgtgtgtgtgcagatatgtatatatatgtatgtatgtatgtgtgtttctgtgtgtgtatatatacatatatacatagatatacatatatatatatgtatgtatgtatgtgtatatatatgtatatatgtatatatccatatatatatacatagatatatgtattcacacacacacacacacacacacacacacacacacacacacacacacatatatatatatatatatatatatatatatatatataataaatgaatatatatatagatagatagatagatataaaacaagACTTGAAATAACACAACTTGAACTTACGTTCCGTACGCGATCAGTACCTGTGTACAAATGCGGCTCGGATACTTTGCTGACGTTACACACATTCCACTTGCAAAGTAGTTGCCACCAGCAAGTTTCCAGTAATTGTGAAAAGCTCTCTATATAACACTTATGTTGATAATACCTATATAATACCTATACTGGGCAATGGAAGGACGAATCGCTTGAGCGCTCTTTTCCCCGAGCTACTTCTGCTCTTGCGCATTTATTTAGTCGCCTTGTGGCAGTttagccagaaagagagagagagagagagagagagagagagagagagagagagagagagagagagagagagagagagagagagagagagagagagagagagagagagagagagagagagagaaagagagagaggggtggggggggggtaaaaaaatgaATCATTACTCTCAGGACTACGAAAGCTCTGCGTCATCTGCTGGTTGAGACAATGCCGTATCTAGTCAAATGAAATAACGCCACATCAGCGGTATCCCATAACGTTAACATAaggtagaagaaaagagataacggCTTATCACTCCAAGGGACAATGAGACTTCTTTGTTTTCGGTTACCGATGAATTACATGAAGCTGATAATAGCTAAGTACGGAGTTAGCGTTGTGCAATAGTCAGTCTAACACTGTTCGCGCATAATGGCAGATCAAAGACCTTTTTGTGGGTTGTACAACTATCCTGTAGACAAACTATCcatataaaattatagtaatcgtaaatgcatgcatacatcttAAAACGTCTATTTACACAATGGAGACTGTAACCAACGTTTTGCTCCTGACGAAATTTCACGTTGTTACTAATTCATAGCATCGCATGTATAGTTTCACGGTTTATGTTTTTGTGATGATTTGACTGACAGCAAGGGCCAGATTATGTCCAACAGATGTCCTAATCGTGCTCCAGATCTTAGATAACTTATCTAATCCGAAAGCTTTAGAAATGAAGCTTAAGAAATTAGGCTCTGGCGCCCCCTGTTGAAAGTGCGGCGCCCCTCCTACGGAGGAgcctcatgggcttcatcgttctcggatcatccaaaaacgaaacatataatcggcaattattattctcactgtcaaatcattgtaaaacaaataattataaaacatagaatgacaatctttctctgtcgaggtagtggcaaggtataaaaagtagcatggctaaaactttccataaacaatttcctaaccactcaaagtgagcatgacctacggtgtaaaaTATCCTGAtatcctacagcaacatagtgatggtacaatatcaatcaattaccgaaggtttataagcgcccccctttaccaacccccccttcagaatagttctggatccgcccctgtatatatatatatatatatatatgagtgcgcgcgcgcgcgcgtgtgtgtgtttgtgtttgtgtgtgtgtgtgtgtgtgtgtgtgtgtgtgcgtgtgcgtgtgcgtgtgcgtgtgcgtgtgtgtgtggtgtgtgtgtggtgtgtgtgtgtgtgcgtgtgcgtgtgcgtgtgcgtgtgtgcgtgtgtgttcgtgtgatacatatatacatacgcacacagtgtgtgtgtgtgtgtgtgtgtgtgtgtgttttgtaaatatatacacatagataaaacaTATACTTTTTCTTATATAGCAGACAAGTTACTAATTAATTCTCTCTCACAGGGTCCAATGATGACCCGATCCCACCCACAGAAGACCGACCCATGTCAAAGGTCACGGAAGGCTGGACATCACACAACGCTAATTGGTAACTTTGAATGACATTTCCGATTATAAACTCATAATTTTGTCCGTAGCATTGGACTTACCTCTGTGGCATTCGCTTATGTTGtaattgtgtgatatatatatataatacatatatatatatatatatatatatttatatatgtatgtatatgtgtatatatatgtatatatacacactctataTTGCCTTGTTATattatttgtgttaatatatatatatatatatatatatatatatatatgtatgtgagtctgtgtgtgtgtacttttattacttttgtatccttgtatatatctgtctatattcgtgaaatatatgatatatgatttacTCGTGAACCGTTCTTCTGGATTTACCCGGTGTGGGCGGGTTGTGTGTTCCTCTCTTAACACACCCGTCAGATATttacatagattcatatatatgtgtatatatacatacatatatatatatatatatatatatatatatatatatacacatatatgtgtgtgtgtgtgttatgtatatatatgtatatgtatatgcacatatacgtgtatatatgtgtacacacacacacacacagacacacacacacacacacacacacacacacacacacacacacacacacacacacacacacacacacacacacactcacacacacacacacacacacacacacacacacacacacacacacacacacacacacacacacatatatatatatatatatatatatatgtatatatatatatatatatatatatatgtatatatatatatatgaaaggggggggggtgcacgtgcacgttgtgtgcgtgcgtgtgtgtatatgtgtgaatatacagtaTGTAACTCAAAGCATGTCCCATAATTAATAGAAAGTTGAGAATGTGTACGCAATTATTTTTTGTGTTGCTTACATAGATTATTATTGAATATGAACAAAATACATTATTCCCACTTTTTGCTGAAGGCTatacaaaatgacaataatttttatgtaatatataatcataatgaaatttaCATAGCCAATCTACCGACACGATGATGACATTTCCAAACTAGGCACATCATATTTACAAACCTCACTACACCAATTACACTCACTCAAATCATGAATAACTACACTGCTCCTATCACCACACTTTACTCGACACCCATGAACATCACATAACCAGAATAATGCCTCGAATTTCTCCCAAAATTAAATATCAGCATTTAAAAGATGTACCATCTAGTTCCACGATGGCGTTCGGGATCTACAGTTTACTCGAGGCGATCGTCCTCTCCTTAAATGCTGTTTGTATCCTCAACGAAGAGAGATTCTTGTCTAAGCGTGAGTTTCAGTAACTTTCtgccctctgttcttctcttttgcGAGGTTTGCCGTGTGCATCAGGCTAAAATAAGAGGGATTTATGGCCATTGatgtcttttgttattgtttttgttatgactTGGTCGAGAAGAAATGAtacgttttttgttattattattgttattcaggaCCCAGAGAACACTAATTTTGACTTCATTTAGGTCTCTTGGAGATTAGAAAATTGTCCTCGAAttgatctcattttctttccttccttagacttcaaatatatatagaaagggaaaGTTCAAGCCTGGCAGCTGTCAATGTACTGCCCTAAAGCTTtcattatatgtattttgtgcTATTTGGTATATATTGTGGGTATGATGAGAAACGAGAAAGGGGTATTAACTCAAATTGGTATAGATTGCTTCATACGGCCATATGGTACCCAGATGCAGTGTGCTCTTCTGCCTGCGCTGTGCAGTTGTCCCTTTCATATTTGTTGGCCGTGCTACGTTGGTGAAGAGCCTGTTTACCACGTAGTGAGGTTTGGTAAAAAAATTGATCACTTTATGAACTGATCGGCCTAAAAGATTTATCAATTAAACTGAACCATACTAGGTTGTGTCATCAATGACAACCCAGTTTAATAACATAGGAACAGTGTAAAAATTAAGTATCAtccattacaaatattatataatgaaaaacCAAAGTCATGTAACAAACCATGCATTTTTGAACAAACTGAAAATTGAAATTTGCAAGTTCTGACTATTGCAAATAACTTGCCCATGCATGAAAGGTTTCCATTAAGAGGGAACTTTTCATGTAATAGACAGAAGGACAAAATTTTAAGACTTTCATCTATGACATTTCTTTcacaaggtaataataatgagaaagttgTGCAAGGTGATATATTTTGGTATACCTCTACATACTGATTGCACCAAGATAGGGGAAATCAAGTTACACTatcatataaaatgaaataatacatgaaataatctgtcCAGACAAAGTATAAGGTATAGTTTGGCTTCATGCAGCCATATGCAAGTAGTGGATAGAAAGACAAAAtatgacacttttcatctatagcATATCTTcaaaagttgataataaaaaagttatacaACACCTAATACTTTTCTATACTTTTACACAAAAATGTAGTGACTCAATTGAAAGAAAAGTTATTACTACACTTagtgatacatgaaataatctgcacAGGCAAAGAAGAAtgtcagaaattaagaaaaaggggTAACAACTCATGCTGTTTGGAGAATAAGGAGGCTGAGCCCCTGTGATAGGGAAATATGGCAATTGGATTGGGTTCTGGGGGTGAAGCCCATGGGCTAGTAAGGTTTTTGGTTAATacagcaatgtttgtggatttcctagGAGTGGCTTTGTAAGaaaatatcaatactgttacttatataatttatggaaaataacaagcatattacaatatgaataattgaaacaaggaataataaatgcaaggttggatggctgtgtgaaactgaaaGATTACATAGAATGAATCAGAAATTAAGATAATAGGTTCTGACAAATACATGCGGGGTCCTGGAGCAGGACTCGCGGTAGGGAAGTTCAGTGATCAAGTGGGATGCTGGGGGTGAAGCCCCAGGGTCAGAAAGGTTTTGGTTCATATAGCTATGTTTGGGGATTCCAAAGTGGCCAAAGTAATAAGGATATAGTCTCATAGCAGTGCGGTCACATAAACAATTACCTTGGCTCTGTCTCCATTTGTAGCATTATTTTTTGTCTGTAGATTATATCTTCCACTGACGATTGCAAATTTTTGTCATCTACAAGAACATCATCTTCAGTTTGCTCTAACTTTGTGCTTCCctaccataaagattaacctatgagactatttatatatatatattttttttttttttttttttttttgagttctgACATTGTATTCTGgacatttattcaattttttttttttaataaggtaTGTGAAACAATGCATTGACCAATTGATTGCTTGAAGTTTCATATTCTTAGTACAAGTCAAACAGGATCAAGAattgatgaaattaataaaaagatatttcTGGGTTCCTTATAAGATGAAAACTACTTAAAGATAGATAAGCCTGTAATCACATATCACAGTCTAGATTTTCGAATTCCAATGGAGTGAATGTGGAAGGAacatgcaaatgaatatataaatagatgaaaaatgaaCCAGTTAGTAAAGAATATCATCATGTAGTATAACAAAAATGGTGACTTAAAGAATGATGGAATCTGTTTAACCCAAATATTCCGGGTGGCATGAAGAGTTACTGGCCAATGTTCCAGCAGTCATGATAGATGACGGCACCCTTACTTCCGGCTGTCATCAGTGATGACTATCtcggtttcactttttttttttttttttcgggacttTCCATTCCCACGAAGGAgtcccgaaaaaaaaaagtgaaactgaGACCGTCATCACTGATGACGGCCGGAAGTAAGGGTGCCGTCATCTATCATGACGGCCGGAACATTTGGGTTAACTAATACATTTCTAGCtttaattttgtatttctttatttatttggttattcttataatttttatttatgttgcccagtcttgtcttgtctttgtcTTGCCTTTGTCTTGCCTTATTGAGTTCATGGGaaactttatttcattttaacagTGCCTGGCTGGGGTGGCTCCCAGGTACATGGCTTTGGTGAAGAACCTGGCATGAAGACCCAGATTTTCCACTTCATTCGCTCTGTCAAAACAGTTATGAAATGTGAGTATTTTTTGTTGGTGAGACTTGTGAAGAGTTTTCATTGCATATTAGTCATTAGTAACTACTgacttacctccccctcccctaatccCATGCCCGTTGTTCCTTGGGACTTGGACCCTATACTAGGGATtacccctgccttgggcctcagccctacacccaactaattttgcacattctttttttttcccttttcagtatcttttttttctctctctaaccctttctactatccacttcctaagataTGAGAGCCATGTTGAAATAATGacaggctgactttgtgccagtcatgaatggcCTGGGGAAACCATGGGCATGGTCTTCCCTTCTTTAGTTGTCTAGCCTATACCGTTCAAGGGGAGCCtaaggggtggactgtttctctccccaacatattcCAGACTTACCATGGTCAGTAATAAAGATTTTGCACCCATGTTAGGGTCATTAAGGCTTGCCCATTTATCAACTAGCCTCGCAGATTTAAATTTTCCCAATCCTTTGACCCAAGGCTCTCCTTTAACCATAACTCTGAACACTGCTTCTACTGCCCACTCCTCATGAGCACTGTCATCTCTGTccagtccaaatcatccacccaggccATTATTCAATCTCCAGAAAACATTGTTCCTTTCCCAGcatcctctacttcatctcctccacccccacagcTTCCTTTCATATATTACCCCCTCCTACCTAAGTACTATGCAGCATTATCATTCAGCTCTccacagtactacctctctcaacacaacactttctctccctctctttatttctctttctttcgctttctctttctctccctctctttatttctttctttcgctttctctttctctccctctctttatttctctttcgctttctctttctctccctctctttatttctctttctttcactttctctttctctccctctcattatttctctttcttttgctttctctttctctccctctctttatttctctttctttaactttctctttctctccctctctttatttctctttctttcgctttctctttctctccctctctttatttctttctttcgctttctctttctctccctctctttatttctctttcgctttctctttctctccctctctttatttctctttctttcactttctctttctctccctctcattatttctctttcttttgctttctctttctctccctctctttatttctctttctttcactttctctttctctccctctccctctctttatttctctttctttcactttctctttctctccctctctttatttctctttctttcactttctctttctctccctctctttatttctctttctttctctttctctttctctccctctcatgaatgtatataaaattagtggtctttatatttatagttattcttTCCCATGTACTCTTATCATATATAGTTTTAGAGTAATTTCTCATTGTATATATCCCTTCTTACCTGATTATATGAATTTTTGAATTTAACATTAGTTCCATATCATAGCATTAATTAAGGTAaggtttattatgattttaactTTTACAAAGAGGTTGTCtaataatcttttctttttctttacagatCCTCTGATACCTGTCAATGTCTTTGTCATTGTATTTAAACTGATATTTGGCTGAAAAAggtcttcttgttcattcataaaTTCACTGTGATGCTCATGTCATTTTTGTAATGactattaaatattagttttttttactaactgtttgattatccttattttaatATCTCGGACGGTTGTTTTCTGAGAAAGGTATGTGCGAATCAATAATGGCATTGGCAAGATTAATTATTCAGTGTTCTTGTTAAACCTTGGCTAACAACTTCAGttgaacattattgttgttgttgttattattattattattattattattattattattatattattttactttgtGTTAGAAATGCAACCAACACCATCACACAACAAGTTACTGTTACTTTGTATATAgcattatataatgatgatttgtAATTTTGATTTCAATGGGGAGGTTAAAAGATGCTGAAATATATGgaaaaagattaaaataataataggtaagtaaatgaataaataagcaaatccATAATCCTTTTATGGTGACTCATGTTCATAAACCACATTCTTTGTAAACAAATTTTATCTGAAACAAGGTCCATTCCCATCTAAATATCatccagggaaaattaataaaaaatggggaaaatgctgtgctcattttctatattttttgtgaaatgtctctgcacatagatggctctgctagtgcttaaccacagagttaattagtagaccttatgaccttacctaatttgaatttgcaggaaaaacatattttttactagtgctatatactttaatggtgttattttgtttataaacattataattactataatgttataaacatcagtaacagcaaagtaagataacataaaatattttcgtaaatcaaagaaaagggtgaacgggcgagacaggcagtactcgaaactggctcattggtgacttagtacaagtgtagccatctatgtgtaaaaacaatcaaaaaagtaactcacagtgggcctaatacataagtacacatcatgcccatcagcattgggttaagacacCAATactttgctcgttgttgtcgtgggggcgcTTAGTAGGTGGGGACTGAGGCCTAACGTTGGGGATTACCCCTGACTTGGTCCTCAGGACTGACTTCTACAAATTTTGCATGGCCCTTTCTTCtctgctttccttctcttcttctttccctgctGTTAACTTATCCTCatcgttaactcatttctacAGTTTTTACGACAATACTTTCTTACCCCAAGCCCtaccctattcctctctctctctctctctctctctctcttctctctctccttcctttctctctctccttcctttctctctctccttcctttctctctctcctttctttctctctctctctcctttctttctctctctctcctttctctctctctctctcctttctctctctctctctcctttctctctctctctctctcctttctctctctctctctctccattctctctctctctgtctcctttatctctctctctctcttcctctctctctctctctctctctcctttttctctctctctctcctttctctctctctctctcctttctctctctctctctctctcctttctctctctctctccttttttctctctctctctctctcctttttctctctcctctctctctctctctctctctctttctctctccctctctgtctcctttctctctctctctctctctctctctctctctctctctctctctctctctctctctctcttctctctc
This genomic interval carries:
- the LOC125025500 gene encoding uncharacterized protein LOC125025500; the protein is MDSKGLGEKCAQANLSFTAQYRYYQHHCYIESLSHLVASCWWQLLCKCNVCVGSEVPEPQSLPSADRVRNEHPDPYSEPMSSFEFDVPLCRKICLFLKDYGLERQT
- the LOC125025801 gene encoding immediate early response 3-interacting protein 1-like, translated to MPRISPKIKYQHLKDVPSSSTMAFGIYSLLEAIVLSLNAVCILNEERFLSKLPGWGGSQVHGFGEEPGMKTQIFHFIRSVKTVMKYPLIPVNVFVIVFKLIFG
- the LOC125025842 gene encoding uncharacterized protein LOC125025842 isoform X2, coding for MTQEHPDPYSEPMSSFEFDVPLCRKICLFLKDYGLEWKYVEFIVDVALLPLEWFGDAYVYLPLSVLQALFRKLCMNIDIGCHLMNTLDGVNAKSIAAYIMHLVRSCGCTGHNQEEFALRLYF
- the LOC125025842 gene encoding uncharacterized protein LOC125025842 isoform X3, which gives rise to MSSFEFDVPLCRKICLFLKDYGLEWKYVEFIVDVALLPLEWFGDAYVYLPLSVLQALFRKLCMNIDIGCHLMNTLDGVNAKSIAAYIMHLVRSCGCTGHNQEEFALRLYF
- the LOC125025842 gene encoding uncharacterized protein LOC125025842 isoform X1 encodes the protein MCVTSAKYPSRICTQVLIAYGTSIQILILSRCPPSSSTSRSAGKSASSSKTMVNRLPFWKIKGLEWKYVEFIVDVALLPLEWFGDAYVYLPLSVLQALFRKLCMNIDIGCHLMNTLDGVNAKSIAAYIMHLVRSCGCTGHNQEEFALRLYF